Proteins from one Vibrio pomeroyi genomic window:
- a CDS encoding DUF3820 family protein, with translation MLEKENLIKLARMQMPFGKYAGRTLIDLPEEYLLWFDKKGFPSGELGDLLKLCLALKIEGLDSVVKPLKRV, from the coding sequence ATGCTAGAAAAAGAGAACCTCATCAAACTTGCCAGAATGCAGATGCCTTTTGGCAAATACGCTGGTCGTACATTGATCGATTTACCTGAAGAATATTTGCTGTGGTTTGATAAAAAAGGATTTCCGTCTGGTGAACTGGGTGACCTATTAAAGCTGTGCCTTGCTTTGAAAATCGAAGGGCTTGATAGTGTCGTCAAGCCATTGAAAAGAGTGTAA
- a CDS encoding COX15/CtaA family protein produces the protein MQNKAPDLLMLVMRVTILLTLTVIVLGAYTRLSDAGLGCPDWPGCYGKVTVPSDAQSVNQANLQFPERALEADKAWIEMIHRYFAGSLGLLIFVVVAWCIKKNITSDGLPLLISATVIFQALLGMWTVTLKLMPVVVMAHLMGGFTLLSLLCLLYCRLSNFQTRFGETSYAPQLKFWASLGLVIVVGQILLGGWTSSNYAALVCTQLPICEGNWTSYLDFKNAFDFAQHGHDNYEFGVLEYPARLTIHVMHRFGAIVATLTVLMVVYQLWKFGQTPHQKLSLIVAIVLVTQISLGISNVWFHLPISVAVLHNLVAAMLLISMVVTNFVVWQRKPSESLVKNSVLQGGNHGQ, from the coding sequence ATGCAGAACAAAGCCCCTGATTTACTCATGCTCGTGATGCGAGTGACTATCTTACTGACGCTTACCGTGATTGTGCTCGGTGCTTATACTCGTTTGTCTGATGCTGGTCTTGGTTGCCCTGATTGGCCTGGGTGTTATGGGAAAGTCACCGTTCCTTCTGATGCACAATCAGTGAATCAAGCCAATCTCCAATTTCCTGAACGCGCTCTTGAAGCAGATAAAGCATGGATAGAGATGATACATCGCTACTTCGCGGGTTCATTAGGGCTTCTTATCTTTGTTGTGGTTGCTTGGTGTATTAAGAAGAACATCACCTCTGATGGACTACCGTTACTTATATCGGCAACCGTGATTTTTCAGGCTTTATTAGGCATGTGGACTGTGACACTCAAGCTGATGCCTGTCGTGGTGATGGCGCACTTGATGGGTGGTTTTACTCTGTTGTCTCTACTGTGTCTACTCTACTGTCGTCTCTCTAATTTTCAAACTCGATTTGGCGAAACCTCTTATGCGCCTCAGCTTAAATTCTGGGCCTCGTTGGGGTTAGTGATTGTGGTAGGGCAGATATTGCTTGGCGGGTGGACCTCATCAAACTATGCCGCGTTGGTGTGCACCCAGTTACCAATTTGTGAGGGGAACTGGACTAGCTACCTAGACTTTAAAAACGCGTTCGACTTTGCACAGCACGGCCATGATAACTATGAGTTCGGTGTATTGGAGTATCCCGCAAGGCTCACAATACATGTCATGCACAGGTTTGGCGCTATTGTGGCAACGTTGACGGTGCTAATGGTCGTGTATCAGTTGTGGAAGTTTGGTCAAACACCACACCAAAAGCTGAGCTTGATTGTCGCAATAGTGTTGGTTACTCAAATCAGCCTTGGAATCAGCAATGTGTGGTTTCACCTGCCAATCTCAGTCGCGGTTTTACATAATCTAGTCGCGGCGATGCTACTTATCAGTATGGTTGTAACCAACTTTGTCGTGTGGCAGCGCAAACCGAGTGAGAGCTTGGTGAAGAACAGTGTATTACAAGGAGGTAATCATGGTCAGTAG
- the cyoE gene encoding heme o synthase: protein MVSRVSTQHEVAVQAPVSSNEMAAKNKAAWKVYLTLTKPKVVALMLLTALVGMCLAVPNGLPLQQALFGMIGIGLMAGSAAAFNHLIDKKIDGQMSRTNRRPLPSGELSSVRVFSFAAGIGLLGFVTLVMLVNPLTAWLTFASLLSYAVIYTMYLKRATPQNIVIAGIAGAMPPLLGWTAVTNELHSSAWLLVMIIFIWTPPHFWALAIHRRDEYAKVDIPMLPVTHGIAYTKTSILLYTLLLSIVCVLPVLVGMSSWIYLSASLVLNGGFVYHAWVLKYRDEPNMAMKTFKFSIYHLMLLFVALLADHYVL, encoded by the coding sequence ATGGTCAGTAGAGTTTCAACACAGCATGAAGTGGCGGTTCAAGCCCCAGTTTCAAGTAATGAAATGGCTGCAAAAAACAAAGCTGCTTGGAAGGTTTATTTAACACTGACCAAGCCTAAAGTGGTTGCTTTGATGTTGCTAACGGCATTAGTCGGAATGTGTTTGGCCGTGCCCAATGGATTACCTTTGCAGCAAGCGTTGTTCGGAATGATCGGGATAGGGTTAATGGCCGGTTCGGCAGCTGCATTTAATCATTTGATCGACAAGAAGATCGACGGGCAGATGTCTCGAACTAATCGACGTCCTTTACCATCAGGGGAGCTCAGTAGCGTACGAGTGTTCAGTTTTGCCGCGGGCATTGGCTTGCTTGGCTTCGTCACCTTAGTGATGTTGGTAAACCCACTGACCGCTTGGCTAACCTTTGCGAGCTTATTGAGCTATGCGGTTATCTATACCATGTACTTGAAGCGAGCGACGCCGCAGAACATTGTGATAGCCGGAATAGCTGGAGCAATGCCTCCGTTATTGGGCTGGACAGCTGTCACTAATGAGTTACATTCAAGCGCATGGTTGTTGGTGATGATCATTTTTATCTGGACACCTCCACACTTTTGGGCACTTGCGATTCATCGTCGTGACGAGTACGCCAAAGTGGATATTCCGATGCTGCCTGTTACTCATGGGATAGCCTACACCAAGACTTCAATTTTGCTTTATACACTGTTGTTAAGCATCGTATGTGTGCTTCCAGTATTAGTTGGGATGAGCAGTTGGATATACCTGAGCGCGTCTTTGGTGCTAAACGGTGGGTTTGTTTATCACGCGTGGGTTCTTAAATATCGTGATGAGCCCAACATGGCGATGAAGACATTCAAGTTCTCCATTTATCATTTGATGCTCTTGTTTGTGGCCTTGTTGGCAGATCATTATGTACTTTGA
- the gbpA gene encoding N-acetylglucosamine-binding protein GbpA — protein MKQLPKKSLIALSLLSVSGASFGHGYVSAYDNGVAESRVALCKFPASDTQQKNTDCGGIQYEPQSVEGPEGFPEVGPVDGKIASAQSSLAAALDEQTADRWVKRPIKSGSQYFEWTFTANHKTHDWKYYITQPDWNPNQPLARSSFDLTPFCVVEGNMEQPPMQVSHLCNVPEREGYQVILAVWDVGDTAAAFYNVIDVKFDGDGPIIPDWDQGGHINPTQDLNVGDAVYTRVFDQSGENASYSTELVIESNEQGKANNWSYALASKINQEQTQIKAGQLNGQGDFAPVYGSNPIYLKSGSGFNSVEIGYKIDTPEPDHELEVTGLESEYIIDENQPTQLDLTLAATGDIQAELTVYNHHREALASQKSELVDGQVEDVQLTLSKSEAGHHMLVVVTKDDQGNLVDQNTLDFHLMDEQTPPPAGDYDFVFPESIESYTAGTTVLSSDGSVYQCKEFPYSGYCVQWAPTATQYEPGVGSHWQDAWNKVD, from the coding sequence ATGAAACAACTCCCAAAAAAATCACTCATCGCGCTGTCGCTACTTAGCGTAAGCGGTGCAAGCTTCGGTCATGGTTATGTTTCGGCATACGATAATGGTGTCGCTGAGAGCCGTGTCGCCCTATGTAAGTTCCCTGCGAGTGACACACAACAGAAAAACACCGACTGTGGAGGTATCCAATACGAACCACAAAGTGTGGAAGGCCCTGAAGGTTTCCCTGAAGTCGGCCCTGTCGATGGAAAAATCGCTAGTGCGCAATCTTCTTTAGCGGCTGCGCTAGACGAACAAACCGCAGACCGCTGGGTTAAACGCCCTATCAAGTCTGGTTCTCAATACTTTGAGTGGACATTCACAGCGAACCACAAAACCCACGATTGGAAATACTACATCACACAACCTGACTGGAACCCAAACCAACCTTTGGCACGCAGTTCTTTTGATTTAACGCCATTCTGTGTTGTTGAAGGCAATATGGAACAGCCACCGATGCAAGTAAGCCACTTGTGTAACGTTCCAGAACGCGAAGGCTATCAAGTGATCCTTGCTGTATGGGATGTGGGTGACACTGCTGCAGCTTTCTACAACGTTATCGATGTAAAATTTGATGGCGACGGCCCTATCATTCCGGATTGGGATCAAGGCGGTCATATTAACCCAACTCAAGATCTGAACGTTGGTGATGCGGTTTACACTCGTGTCTTCGACCAATCTGGTGAAAACGCTTCATACAGCACTGAGCTAGTGATTGAAAGCAACGAACAAGGCAAAGCAAACAACTGGTCTTACGCACTTGCCTCTAAGATCAACCAAGAGCAGACGCAAATCAAAGCAGGTCAATTAAACGGCCAAGGCGATTTCGCTCCTGTATACGGTTCGAACCCTATTTACTTAAAATCAGGTTCAGGCTTTAACAGCGTAGAGATCGGTTACAAGATTGATACTCCAGAACCAGACCATGAGCTAGAAGTAACAGGTTTAGAGTCTGAGTACATTATTGATGAAAACCAGCCAACACAGCTTGATCTGACTCTTGCAGCAACAGGCGATATTCAAGCTGAATTGACTGTGTACAACCATCATCGTGAAGCGCTTGCCTCTCAAAAATCTGAATTGGTAGACGGACAAGTTGAAGATGTTCAACTGACTTTGTCTAAATCTGAAGCTGGCCACCACATGCTTGTGGTTGTGACGAAAGATGACCAAGGTAACTTAGTGGATCAGAACACGCTTGATTTCCATCTGATGGATGAGCAAACACCTCCACCAGCGGGCGATTACGATTTCGTATTCCCTGAAAGCATTGAGTCTTACACAGCCGGTACAACAGTACTAAGCAGCGATGGTAGCGTTTATCAGTGTAAAGAGTTCCCATACTCTGGCTACTGTGTTCAATGGGCACCAACAGCAACTCAGTACGAACCAGGTGTAGGTTCACACTGGCAAGATGCTTGGAACAAAGTGGACTAA
- a CDS encoding SURF1 family protein produces MRPFIKLKAMKNSRATNTTLNNKIKVDDAIVITPNGLNHDERTLRSKGFWVAVVLTLVSVGILIKLGLWQLDRGNEKLRYEQQLSQRATQSSRPLDVVISEWRDKSIRTQPSLNPSTLNGLKADVQLVKTSGLVFLLDNQINQGTVGYVIYMLGEVLTQGGRKQLLIDLGFVAASNDRRELPQIGHITLPTKMSGRLYTRSVNPLSQELGLEKTTPARIQNINIEALSQYTGQEVLPFIFQPQSLDLWPYEMLWRPTAMKSEKHFGYSFQWFVMAVVLLSLMLLIGYRHLKKHSHINKK; encoded by the coding sequence ATGAGGCCTTTCATTAAGTTGAAGGCGATGAAAAACAGTAGAGCAACTAATACAACTTTGAATAACAAGATAAAGGTGGATGACGCCATAGTGATAACTCCAAACGGTTTGAATCATGATGAACGAACGTTGCGCAGTAAAGGTTTTTGGGTTGCGGTTGTTTTAACTTTGGTTTCAGTCGGCATTTTAATCAAGTTGGGTTTATGGCAGTTAGACAGAGGTAACGAGAAATTACGCTACGAGCAACAGTTATCGCAGAGAGCAACGCAGTCCTCTAGGCCTCTAGATGTAGTGATATCTGAATGGCGAGATAAAAGCATTCGAACTCAGCCGTCATTGAATCCTTCAACCTTAAATGGTTTAAAAGCTGACGTTCAATTAGTGAAAACAAGTGGTTTGGTGTTCTTGTTAGACAATCAAATCAACCAAGGAACCGTTGGGTATGTGATTTACATGCTGGGTGAGGTTCTAACACAAGGTGGAAGAAAACAACTGTTGATCGATCTTGGGTTCGTTGCTGCGAGTAATGATAGAAGAGAGCTTCCACAAATTGGACACATCACGTTACCAACCAAGATGTCTGGGCGTTTGTACACACGTTCAGTTAATCCGTTAAGTCAGGAGCTTGGGTTAGAAAAGACAACACCAGCAAGAATTCAAAACATCAATATAGAGGCGTTATCACAATACACAGGCCAAGAGGTATTGCCGTTTATCTTTCAACCTCAGAGTTTAGATTTATGGCCTTATGAAATGTTATGGCGCCCTACGGCGATGAAGTCTGAGAAGCACTTTGGTTACTCATTTCAATGGTTCGTTATGGCCGTGGTACTGCTCTCGCTGATGTTATTGATTGGCTACCGACACTTAAAGAAACATAGTCACATTAATAAGAAGTAA
- a CDS encoding DUF2909 domain-containing protein, translating to MASSTFILLFKVVLVALLFFIAFNLMKGLIQIASGNHNGKRLSHFLGRRVMWSAVVVLMLLLALGTGVITPNPRPY from the coding sequence ATGGCGTCATCCACCTTTATCTTGTTATTCAAAGTTGTATTAGTTGCTCTACTGTTTTTCATCGCCTTCAACTTAATGAAAGGCCTCATCCAAATCGCTTCTGGCAACCACAATGGCAAAAGGTTGAGTCACTTCCTAGGGCGTCGAGTCATGTGGTCAGCCGTTGTCGTGCTAATGTTGTTACTGGCTTTAGGAACCGGAGTTATCACACCTAACCCTCGCCCTTATTAA
- a CDS encoding XRE family transcriptional regulator translates to MEFTEQDRDALYQTWMSQKSRMRITQMEFSKKLGMNQLDFSRVLRGETPLTMSFISHFCRLLHLEPRNVFPSLKEGYESGPKVVYLKSRMSVDGEIQNAYIEGNQVIVEYAHTVQHD, encoded by the coding sequence ATGGAATTCACAGAACAAGACAGAGATGCGTTGTATCAAACGTGGATGTCACAAAAATCGCGAATGCGAATTACGCAGATGGAGTTTTCAAAAAAGCTAGGAATGAACCAGCTTGATTTCTCACGAGTGTTAAGAGGGGAGACGCCATTGACCATGTCTTTCATCAGTCACTTTTGCCGTTTACTTCATTTAGAACCTAGAAATGTGTTTCCTTCACTTAAAGAAGGCTATGAATCTGGGCCTAAAGTGGTTTATTTAAAAAGTAGAATGAGTGTTGATGGCGAGATTCAAAACGCTTATATCGAAGGAAATCAGGTGATTGTAGAGTATGCTCACACTGTGCAGCATGACTAA
- the aroG gene encoding 3-deoxy-7-phosphoheptulonate synthase AroG, whose protein sequence is MFQTDDVRINKVKELLPPVAVLEKFPATEIASSTTFESRKAIHNILEESDDRLLVIVGPCSIHDTEAALEYGKRLKVLRDELGDKLEIVMRVYFEKPRTTVGWKGLINDPYMDDTFKLNDGLRLGRKLLLDLTDMGMPTASEFLDMITPQYVADLISWGAIGARTTESQVHRELASGLSCPVGFKNGTDGNIKIATDAIRSASASHHFLSVTKYGHSAIVETAGNPDCHIILRGGKEPNYSAEHVGKIKEELAASGLPQKVMIDFSHANSSKQFKRQMNVSDDVSAQISGGDKAIFGVMIESHLVEGRQDLVDGKAATYGQSITDACIGWEDTETVLRQLADAVEARRNK, encoded by the coding sequence ATGTTCCAGACTGATGATGTAAGAATTAACAAAGTAAAAGAGTTATTACCACCTGTTGCTGTTTTAGAAAAGTTTCCAGCGACAGAAATTGCTTCTTCTACAACCTTTGAAAGCCGTAAAGCGATTCACAATATTTTAGAAGAAAGCGATGATCGCTTACTCGTTATTGTAGGTCCATGTTCTATTCATGACACTGAAGCTGCTCTTGAGTACGGTAAGCGTTTGAAAGTGCTACGCGACGAACTAGGCGATAAGCTTGAAATCGTAATGCGCGTTTACTTTGAAAAGCCACGTACAACCGTTGGTTGGAAAGGTCTGATCAATGACCCGTACATGGACGACACATTTAAGCTAAATGATGGTCTTCGTTTAGGACGTAAGCTACTACTTGATCTAACAGACATGGGCATGCCGACAGCAAGTGAATTCCTGGATATGATCACACCTCAATACGTTGCTGACCTAATTAGCTGGGGTGCAATCGGCGCACGTACTACTGAATCTCAAGTTCACCGTGAACTGGCTTCTGGTCTGTCTTGTCCTGTTGGCTTTAAGAATGGTACTGATGGGAACATTAAGATCGCAACAGACGCAATTCGTTCTGCTAGCGCTTCTCACCACTTCTTGTCTGTAACTAAATACGGCCACTCAGCTATCGTTGAGACAGCAGGTAACCCTGATTGTCATATCATCCTACGTGGTGGTAAAGAGCCAAACTACAGCGCAGAGCACGTTGGTAAGATCAAAGAAGAGCTAGCAGCTTCAGGTCTTCCACAGAAGGTGATGATTGACTTCAGCCACGCAAACAGCTCTAAGCAGTTTAAACGTCAAATGAACGTATCTGATGACGTAAGCGCACAGATCTCTGGTGGTGATAAAGCTATCTTCGGTGTGATGATCGAATCTCACTTAGTTGAAGGTCGCCAAGACTTAGTTGACGGCAAAGCTGCAACATACGGTCAGTCGATTACTGATGCTTGTATTGGTTGGGAAGATACTGAAACCGTACTTCGTCAACTGGCAGATGCTGTTGAAGCTCGCCGCAACAAATAG
- the ctaD gene encoding cytochrome c oxidase subunit I, with protein MSSPIDKPVKSAPAEDQALSHSVEGTLDSNDLPLDDHDSHAAPKGWARWLYSTNHKDIGTLYLWFSFAMFLTGGAMAMVIRAELFQPGLQLVEPDFFNQMTTVHGLIMVFGAVMPAFTGLANWMIPMMIGAPDMALPRMNNLSFWILPFAFLILIGSLFTEGGGPSFGWTFYAPLSTTYGPDSTALFVFSVHIMGISSIMGAINVIVTIVNMRAPGMTWFKLPMFVWTWLITAFLLIAVMPVLAGAVTMVLTDKYFGTSFFDAAGGGDPVMFQHIFWFFGHPEVYIMILPSFGIVSAIIPAFSGKRLFGYHSMVYATCSIAILSFLVWAHHMFTTGMPVFAELFFMYCTMLIAVPTGVKVFNWVATMWRGALTFETPMLFTIAFIVLFTIGGLSGLMLAIVPADFQYHDTYFVVAHFHYVLVTGAVFSIMAAAYYWLPKWTGHMYDHKLSLWHFWTSVISVNVLFFPMHFLGLAGMPRRIPDYAIQFADVNQVVSIGGFAFGLSQLIFLWLVIKCVKGGEPASSKPWERAEGLEWTVPSPAPHHTFTHPPKID; from the coding sequence ATGAGTTCACCAATTGATAAGCCGGTGAAATCGGCGCCTGCAGAAGATCAGGCCTTGAGCCATTCTGTGGAAGGTACATTGGATAGCAATGACCTACCTCTGGATGATCACGACTCTCACGCCGCTCCAAAAGGGTGGGCGCGTTGGCTGTATTCAACCAATCACAAAGACATCGGTACATTATATCTGTGGTTCAGTTTCGCTATGTTCTTAACCGGTGGTGCGATGGCAATGGTGATCCGTGCTGAGTTGTTTCAACCGGGTTTGCAGCTTGTTGAACCAGACTTCTTTAACCAAATGACCACAGTGCACGGCTTGATCATGGTGTTCGGTGCGGTAATGCCTGCATTCACGGGGCTCGCCAACTGGATGATCCCGATGATGATCGGGGCTCCCGATATGGCGCTGCCACGAATGAACAACCTCAGTTTCTGGATTCTGCCCTTTGCTTTCTTAATCTTAATTGGTTCTCTGTTTACTGAGGGAGGCGGCCCGAGTTTTGGTTGGACATTCTACGCGCCGCTCTCAACGACTTACGGTCCTGATAGCACGGCACTGTTTGTGTTCTCTGTCCATATTATGGGGATCAGTTCGATCATGGGGGCGATCAACGTCATTGTGACCATCGTGAACATGCGAGCACCGGGTATGACTTGGTTCAAACTGCCTATGTTCGTGTGGACTTGGTTGATTACCGCTTTCTTGCTGATAGCCGTGATGCCGGTTCTCGCCGGAGCGGTGACCATGGTATTGACCGATAAATACTTTGGAACAAGCTTCTTTGATGCGGCAGGTGGTGGTGATCCCGTCATGTTCCAACACATATTTTGGTTCTTTGGACACCCCGAAGTGTACATCATGATTCTACCGTCGTTTGGTATCGTCTCTGCCATCATCCCAGCCTTTAGTGGCAAGCGCTTGTTTGGTTACCATTCGATGGTGTACGCGACCTGTAGTATCGCCATCTTGTCCTTCCTAGTTTGGGCACACCATATGTTCACTACGGGGATGCCTGTATTTGCTGAATTGTTCTTCATGTATTGCACCATGTTGATAGCGGTGCCGACGGGAGTGAAAGTCTTTAACTGGGTCGCAACCATGTGGCGAGGTGCATTGACCTTCGAAACCCCGATGCTATTCACCATCGCCTTTATCGTTCTGTTCACGATAGGTGGCTTGTCTGGATTGATGCTCGCCATTGTTCCTGCTGATTTCCAATATCATGACACCTATTTTGTGGTGGCTCATTTTCACTATGTTCTGGTGACTGGTGCGGTGTTCTCGATAATGGCTGCGGCCTATTACTGGCTGCCTAAGTGGACTGGGCACATGTACGACCACAAGCTCAGTTTGTGGCATTTCTGGACATCTGTCATATCAGTCAATGTGCTTTTCTTCCCTATGCACTTTTTAGGTTTGGCGGGCATGCCACGTCGTATTCCAGACTACGCTATTCAGTTCGCTGATGTTAACCAAGTGGTGTCGATAGGTGGCTTCGCCTTTGGTTTATCGCAACTCATCTTCTTGTGGCTCGTCATCAAGTGTGTGAAAGGCGGTGAGCCAGCATCGAGTAAGCCATGGGAACGAGCTGAAGGGCTGGAGTGGACGGTACCAAGTCCAGCACCTCATCACACCTTTACTCATCCACCTAAGATCGATTAG
- a CDS encoding cytochrome c oxidase subunit 3, with protein MSSKKEVYFVPHQSHWPLVGAVALFLVAVGAGLTVQNMGTDAAGGVFGKAVLLVGFAVLLYMLAGWFSNVITESLSGVYSEQISRSFRQGMSWFIFSEIMFFGAFFGALFYARMISVPWIGGAGNNEMTHEVLWPMFQSMWPLTTTPDGVTTQAMPWQGIPLKNTIILLLSSVTLHMAHLSLEQNKRMALIVWLEITIVLAAFFLFFQVEEYVHAYQEMGLTLQSGIYGNTFFLLTGFHGLHVCLGTIFLIVLLARVAKDHFTPKDHFAFQAGSWYWHFVDVVWLGLFVFVYVL; from the coding sequence ATGAGTTCTAAAAAGGAAGTGTATTTCGTTCCACATCAAAGCCATTGGCCGCTCGTTGGTGCCGTTGCTCTATTTCTTGTTGCGGTCGGAGCAGGGTTAACCGTGCAAAACATGGGGACTGATGCTGCTGGTGGCGTGTTCGGCAAAGCCGTGCTGTTAGTCGGTTTTGCTGTTCTTCTGTATATGCTCGCGGGTTGGTTTAGTAACGTGATCACAGAATCATTGAGTGGTGTTTACTCCGAGCAAATATCTCGCTCTTTTAGGCAAGGCATGAGCTGGTTTATCTTCTCTGAAATCATGTTTTTTGGTGCTTTCTTTGGTGCGCTTTTCTATGCTCGCATGATATCTGTCCCTTGGATTGGCGGGGCGGGCAACAATGAAATGACTCATGAAGTGCTGTGGCCGATGTTTCAATCGATGTGGCCGCTGACCACGACACCTGATGGTGTGACGACGCAAGCGATGCCTTGGCAAGGTATTCCACTCAAGAACACCATTATCTTACTGCTTTCATCCGTAACGCTGCACATGGCGCACCTAAGCCTTGAACAAAACAAGCGCATGGCATTAATCGTTTGGTTAGAAATTACGATTGTTCTGGCTGCTTTTTTCTTGTTTTTCCAAGTCGAAGAGTACGTTCACGCTTATCAAGAGATGGGGCTGACCCTTCAATCGGGTATCTATGGCAACACCTTCTTCTTATTGACCGGTTTCCATGGTTTGCATGTCTGCTTGGGGACGATCTTTTTGATTGTGTTACTGGCAAGGGTTGCGAAAGACCATTTTACGCCAAAAGACCACTTTGCGTTCCAAGCCGGCAGTTGGTACTGGCACTTTGTTGATGTGGTTTGGTTAGGGCTGTTTGTGTTCGTCTATGTCCTCTAA
- a CDS encoding cytochrome c oxidase assembly protein: MSDKQNNPNQDEIQPKRSTKKRSTKKLTGYLVLSVVAMFGFGFALVPLYDVMCEALGINGKTNTVSAVQPQGMQPDYSRTIRVEFMSHIKPDMPWTFSPEVRVLEVHPGEVVQTNYIAKNLSASSLTGQAVPSVSPGMGATYFNKMECFCFNQQPLDGFKSAEMGLIFYIEPDIPQSIHTLTLSYTLFNITSEVVGRVNEPEPNVLASN; this comes from the coding sequence ATGAGTGATAAGCAAAACAATCCAAATCAAGATGAAATACAACCCAAGCGGTCAACCAAGAAGCGATCAACTAAAAAGCTGACGGGCTACTTGGTATTGAGTGTGGTGGCGATGTTTGGTTTCGGTTTCGCTTTGGTCCCGCTCTACGATGTGATGTGCGAGGCTTTGGGAATCAACGGCAAAACCAATACGGTTTCTGCGGTTCAACCTCAGGGGATGCAACCTGATTACTCTCGGACGATTCGGGTGGAGTTCATGTCTCATATTAAGCCAGATATGCCATGGACGTTTTCGCCAGAAGTGCGTGTATTGGAAGTTCATCCTGGCGAGGTGGTGCAAACCAATTACATCGCGAAGAATCTATCTGCGAGTTCATTGACTGGTCAAGCTGTGCCATCGGTGTCTCCGGGAATGGGAGCGACCTACTTCAACAAGATGGAATGCTTTTGCTTTAATCAGCAGCCACTTGATGGGTTCAAGAGCGCGGAAATGGGTTTGATATTTTACATTGAGCCAGATATTCCACAGTCGATACACACGCTGACGCTCTCTTATACGTTATTCAATATCACGAGTGAGGTGGTTGGGAGAGTAAACGAACCTGAGCCAAACGTACTCGCGAGTAATTAG